CATGAGATTATAAGAAATAATCTTCATCGTTCTCCTATGTATTCAGGAGAAATTGAAGGCGTTGGGCCTAGGTATTGTCCTTCTATAGAAGATAAGGTGGTTAGGTTTAGCGATAAGGAAAAGCATCAAGTCTTTATTGAACCAGAAGGATTAGATACTAAAGAAATGTATGTTCAGGGAGTTAGCTCAACTTTACCTGAGGAAGTTCAATTAGAAATGTATAGAACCATAATAGGGCTTGAAAATGTTCAATTTATGAGATCAGCCTATGGTATAGAATATGATTGTATTGATCCTACTATATTAAAGAGAACCTTAGAACATAAGGAGATAAGAAATTTGTTTTTTGCAGGTCAGATTAATGGTTCATCAGGCTATGAGGAAGCTGCTGCACAAGGGTTAATTGCTGGAATCAATGCTGTTTTAAATATTAGAGGAGAAGAGCCTTTTATACTAGATAGATCTGAGGCCTATATTGGAGTATTGATAGACGATCTGGTTACTAAGGGAACTAATGAACCTTATAGGATGATGACATCAAGAGCTGAATATAGATTGACTCTAAGACAGGATAATGCTGATTTAAGATTAACGGAAAAAGGATATAAGATTGGATTAGCGACAGAAGAAAGATATAGGAAAATGTTAAGGAAAAGAGAGTTAATTGAAAGAGAACTAAATAGATTAAAAGAAACTATAGTAACTCCTAGAGATAGTATTAATGAATTTTTGATTAAGATTGGGAGTGTTCCTCTTAAAACTGGTATCAGTCTATATGATTTAATAAAAAGGCCTGAAATAAGTTATGAGTCATTAGCAGAAATTGATAATAGTAGGGAAGAACTGCCTAGGGAAATAAGATTGCAGGTGGAAACCCATATTAAGTATGAAGGATACATTAGAAAGCAAATGTCGCAAATTGAACAGTTTAAAAAACTGGAGAATAAGAAACTTCCTGAAGACCTAGATTATAGCGCCATTAAGGGTTTAAGCAATGAGGCTAAACAGAAGTTAAACCAAATAAAGCCCGATTCTGTAGGTCAAGCTTCGAGGATTTCTGGAGTTTCTCCAGCAGATATTAATGTACTCTTAATATATTTAGAACAAAAACGTAGAGATAAAAAGGTGGAGAAAGATGACTAATGTGAATACTTTAATTAAAGGAGCAAATTCTATTGGCATTGAACTTGGGAAAGAGGAAATAAATAGGTTTATAATTTATAAGGATTTGCTAAAAGAGTGGAATAAAAAGATCAATATAACTTCTATAACTGATGATGAAGAAATAGATATAAAGCATTTTTTGGACAGTTTAACCCCTTTAAATTTTGGCTTAATTGGAAATGAGGCTAAAATTATTGATATTGGTACTGGTGGTGGATTTCCTGGTATACCAATGAAAATAGCTAAAAAGGGCATAAATATAGTATTACTTGACAGTTTAAATAAGAGGATAAATTTTTTAAATGAAGTGATTGAAAAGTTAAATTTAAGTGGAATTATGGCTATTCATGGAAGAGCAGAGGATTTAGGTCAAGATATTAAACATAGAGAAAAATATGATATTGCTATTTCAAGAGCTGTAGCTTCCCTAAATACCCTAGCAGAATATTGTTTACCCTTTGTAAAAGTAGGAGGCTATTTTATTGCAATGAAAGGCAGTGATGTGGAAGATGAGTTATTGTCATCTGAAAATGCTATTCGTATTTTAGGTGCAAAGCTTAAAGAAAAACATTACATTAAGTTACCTTTAAGTGATATCACCCATAGCCTGCTAATCTTCGAAAAAATATCAAAAACATCGACGAAATATCCAAGAAGCGGTAATAAACCTAAGAAAAAACCCTTGTAATTAGGGAGAAAATGGCGAAAGAAACTTTGGGAAATTTGAAGGAAATAATTTTAGTATATAGAATATATAAAGGAAAGGGTAAAAAATAGTTAGGGAGTGGGGAGTTTTATGAAAAGCATGGAACCAGAAATCAAATACATTCCAATTGACTCCATTAAGCCTAATCCATATCAACCTAGAAAAGATTTTAATAAAAAAGCTTTGGAAGAACTAAGTCAGTCTATAAAAGCCTTTGGATTAATACAACCAATTAGCGTACGGAAACTCCAA
This genomic window from Tepidimicrobium xylanilyticum contains:
- the rsmG gene encoding 16S rRNA (guanine(527)-N(7))-methyltransferase RsmG gives rise to the protein MTNVNTLIKGANSIGIELGKEEINRFIIYKDLLKEWNKKINITSITDDEEIDIKHFLDSLTPLNFGLIGNEAKIIDIGTGGGFPGIPMKIAKKGINIVLLDSLNKRINFLNEVIEKLNLSGIMAIHGRAEDLGQDIKHREKYDIAISRAVASLNTLAEYCLPFVKVGGYFIAMKGSDVEDELLSSENAIRILGAKLKEKHYIKLPLSDITHSLLIFEKISKTSTKYPRSGNKPKKKPL
- the mnmG gene encoding tRNA uridine-5-carboxymethylaminomethyl(34) synthesis enzyme MnmG; translation: MREVKRFNAGDFDIVVVGAGHAGCEAALASSRMGMRTLMLTMSLNSIADMPCNPNIGGTGKGHLVREIDALGGEMAINIDKSFIQSRMLNRSKGPAVHSLRVQADKRKYHIEMKKVLESEPNLVLREGEVVDIIVEDNITKGVITRTGAVYNGKAVILATGTYLKGRIFIGEVNYSSGPGGFSPSNLLSDALERLNIKLRRFKTGTPARVHGDSIDYSKMEIQPGDEEIIPFSFLNMDNKFDFKQVPCYLTYTTPLTHEIIRNNLHRSPMYSGEIEGVGPRYCPSIEDKVVRFSDKEKHQVFIEPEGLDTKEMYVQGVSSTLPEEVQLEMYRTIIGLENVQFMRSAYGIEYDCIDPTILKRTLEHKEIRNLFFAGQINGSSGYEEAAAQGLIAGINAVLNIRGEEPFILDRSEAYIGVLIDDLVTKGTNEPYRMMTSRAEYRLTLRQDNADLRLTEKGYKIGLATEERYRKMLRKRELIERELNRLKETIVTPRDSINEFLIKIGSVPLKTGISLYDLIKRPEISYESLAEIDNSREELPREIRLQVETHIKYEGYIRKQMSQIEQFKKLENKKLPEDLDYSAIKGLSNEAKQKLNQIKPDSVGQASRISGVSPADINVLLIYLEQKRRDKKVEKDD